ACGGTCCCGGGGAGGACGCCGAGGACACCCGTCGTCGCGCAGTCGGGGACGGTTCCGGCCGGGGGCGCTTCGGGGAAGACACACCGATAACACGGCGAATCCTCGTCGCCCGAAAAGGTCGTGACCTGCCCCTCGAAGCGGTAAATCGCACCGTGCGAGAAGGGCGTGCCGGCGAGGGTGCAGGCGTCGTTCACGAGGTAGCGCGTCTGGAAGTTGTCGGAGCCATCGACCACGAAGTCGTAGTCCGCGATGAGGTCCTCTACGTTGTCGGGGGTGACGCGCAGTTCGTGGGTTTCGACGGTGATGTCGGGATTGAGTCGGGCCACGTACTCCGCGGCGCTCTCGACTTTCGGGTCGCCGATGTTCGCGTCGGCGTGGATGACCTGGCGCTGGAGGTTGCTCCGTTCGACCACGTCGTCGTC
This sequence is a window from Haladaptatus sp. QDMS2. Protein-coding genes within it:
- the moeB gene encoding molybdopterin-synthase adenylyltransferase MoeB → MGLDLDATQLDRYSRHIIMDEVGPEGQKRLLDARVLVVGAGGLGAPIIQYLAAAGVGTLGIADDDVVERSNLQRQVIHADANIGDPKVESAAEYVARLNPDITVETHELRVTPDNVEDLIADYDFVVDGSDNFQTRYLVNDACTLAGTPFSHGAIYRFEGQVTTFSGDEDSPCYRCVFPEAPPAGTVPDCATTGVLGVLPGTVGCIQATETVKHLMGKGETLTGRLLFYDAMDMTFEEVTIQKNPECPVCGEDPAIESVHDVEYAETCSITAD